The bacterium nucleotide sequence TTCCAACACCGTCGTCAGTTTGGTCACCGTTAAAATCGTCATGATTTTATCCGGCACCGCCGCCATTTTGAGATGACCGCCGGCGTTGCGCAGCGTCGTCATGGCGCTGATGACCGTGCCGATGCCCGAGCTGTTGAGCCATTGCACCCGGCTGAAATCCAGAACCACTTTTTTACTGCCGGCGTCGGCCAGCTCGTGTATTTTGTCGTTCAGCATCGCCGAATCGGAGGCGCCGATGATATTATCGCTGAGGCTGAGCACCACCACGTCGCCCAGCGGGTGTTGTTCGATTTTCATAAGGCGATCCCTGCTCGTTATGCCGTGCGCGTGGCCGGCTTTTTATGCTTTTTCGCTTCCACTCGGTTGTTCCAGTCCAGCACCAGGGCGGAGGCGACCCAGATGGAAGAGTAGGTGCCGACGATTGTGCCCATAAACAACACAAGGGAAAAATCGTGAATCACCTCGCCGCCCATAAAGAAAAGGATGATCAGCACCACCAGAGTGGAGACGCCGGTCAGCAGGGTGCGGCTGAGCGTCTGGTTCATGCTCAGGTTCATGATGGTGGCCAGGTTGTCGCGACGATGGATTTTGAGGTTTTCACGAATGCGGTCATACACCACAATGGTGTCGTTGATCGAGTAGCCGACGATGGTGAGAATGGCGGCCAACACCGTCAAAGTCATTTCCAGGCCCAGCAGAATAAAAAGACCCATCACAAAAATCACATCATGAAAGGTGGCGATGACGGCGCCGACGGCGAACTTGCTGTCAAACCGCCAGCCGATATAGATGAGCATGCCGACCAGGGCCACCAGAATGGACATGAGGCCAGCGCGGCGCAATTCACCACCGATCTTGGGGCCGATCTGGGTGACGCTGAGAACCTCGTAAGGATTGTTCGGGAACACCTGGCTGAAATGGCTCTGGATGACATCCGCCACCGGAATGCCCTCCTGCATCATGCCGACGCGGATCAGATACGCATTCCGCTCCTTGGGCCCG carries:
- a CDS encoding STAS domain-containing protein, which translates into the protein MKIEQHPLGDVVVLSLSDNIIGASDSAMLNDKIHELADAGSKKVVLDFSRVQWLNSSGIGTVISAMTTLRNAGGHLKMAAVPDKIMTILTVTKLTTVLEIYPTVQAAVQSF
- the secF gene encoding protein translocase subunit SecF, with translation MEFFRQTNFDFIGIRKYTYIFSAAVTLISLILILFVGFHYGIDFTGGTSLELKFANPIPIADIRSAVGNAGFSDTEIKQIGPKERNAYLIRVGMMQEGIPVADVIQSHFSQVFPNNPYEVLSVTQIGPKIGGELRRAGLMSILVALVGMLIYIGWRFDSKFAVGAVIATFHDVIFVMGLFILLGLEMTLTVLAAILTIVGYSINDTIVVYDRIRENLKIHRRDNLATIMNLSMNQTLSRTLLTGVSTLVVLIILFFMGGEVIHDFSLVLFMGTIVGTYSSIWVASALVLDWNNRVEAKKHKKPATRTA